A portion of the Desulfovibrio sp. Fe33 genome contains these proteins:
- a CDS encoding cytochrome c3 family protein: MRRIVITLMALFTFGLAVSAWAAPSAPGDIKLGPPTGMEATKSLVDFPHGRHVKADMECATCHHTWDGKSEIKGCSASGCHDQPGKKEATAFYSAFHAKNTDKSCLGCHKIVKKRDGKPVPISCKQCHAD; this comes from the coding sequence ATGCGACGCATCGTCATCACCCTTATGGCCCTTTTCACCTTTGGCCTGGCCGTCTCGGCCTGGGCCGCTCCGTCGGCTCCCGGCGATATCAAGCTCGGTCCGCCCACAGGCATGGAAGCCACCAAGAGTCTGGTGGACTTTCCCCACGGCCGCCATGTGAAGGCGGATATGGAATGCGCCACCTGCCATCACACGTGGGACGGCAAGTCGGAAATCAAGGGATGCAGCGCATCTGGTTGCCACGACCAGCCCGGCAAGAAGGAAGCGACCGCCTTTTACTCGGCTTTCCACGCCAAGAATACCGACAAGAGTTGCCTGGGCTGCCACAAGATCGTGAAGAAGCGCGACGGAAAGCCGGTGCCGATATCCTGTAAGCAGTGCCACGCCGACTAG